Below is a genomic region from Brassica napus cultivar Da-Ae unplaced genomic scaffold, Da-Ae ScsIHWf_1318;HRSCAF=1883, whole genome shotgun sequence.
ATTGTCATAGACAACGTTTCCGGACGAACACTATGGCAAATCTAAGTATCAGCAGCAATGGAACTCTTCTCTTATTGGATAGAAACCATGGCCCTGTCTGGTCTAGTGGAGGAACTTTCGCATCTAATAGTTCTCGTGCAGAGCTTTCAGACAGTGGAAATCTTATTGTCATAGACAACGTTTCCGGACGAACACTATGGGAAAGCTTTGAGCATCTTAGTGATACTATGCTCCCTTTCTCACCCTTGACGTGTAATCTCACGACCGGTGAGAAGCGGGTGTTGACTTCTTGGAAAAGTTACACTGATCCATCGCCTGGTGATTTTGTGACTCAGATTACACCGCAAGTTCCATCACAGGTGCTTACCACGAGAGGCTCAAAGCCTTATTATCGAAGCGGTCCATGGGCTAAAATAAGGTTCACGGGGATACCACTAATGAATGAAACGTTAGCAAGTGAATTCAGCTATCCACAGGATGCAAACGGGTCAGGGTCTTTCTCTTTTGTAGGAAGAGACTCCAAACTTTCACGTCTAGTTCTAACACCAGAGGGCCATCTTAAAAGGTTTCAACATAGTGGGACCAAGTGGGAAGTAACCTATGAGGGTCCATTAGCCAATTCATGCGATGTTTACGGTTTATGTGGACCTTTTGGGTTGTGTGTTAGGTCCGTACCTCCAAAGTGTAAATGCTTCAAAGGGTTTGTTCCAAAATATAAAGAGGAGTGGGAAAGAGGAAACCGGACTGATGGTTGTGTAAGGCGAACCGAACTACTTTGTTATGGAAACTCTACTGGCAAATCTCAAAATGTCTTCCATCCTGTTGCCAACATAAAGCCTCCAGACTCTTACAAATTTGCAGATTTGGATGCTGAAGAATGCTACCAAAGTTGCCTCCGAAACTGTTCTTGCTTGGCCTTTGCTTTTATTCGGGAAATTGGGTGCTTAATGTGGAATCATGAGTTAATGGACACAGTGCAGTTTTCTTCAGGAGGAGAGCTTCTTTCCATTCGTCTTGCACGTTCTGAGTTGGGTAGGCCTTGGGAAAGATTACATCattgaacttttttttggttCCATCATGGcttattgttttatttgtttttgtatctCAGATGGAAATAAGCGCAAGAAGACCATCACTGCTAGTCTTGTCagcctttttctttttgtgataTTGGGTTCTGCTGTGTTTTGTGTTTGGAGATACAGAGTGAAACATAATGGTAACACACTGATGACCTTACTATATTTATAGATATGGCTTGTTGTTCATTTATTCTTGGAACGTTTcagaaaaaatatcaaacgATGCTTCACAAGATGCATGGAGCAATGATCTGACACCACAAGATTTCTCaagtttatgtttctttgaaATGAATATTATTCAAACTGCCACCAATAATTTTAGCCTCTCAAATAAACTTGGGCATGGTGGATTTGGTTCAGTTTATAAGGTCAGAGAATTGTATTCCACTTTGCTCTTTTGTATTCTCTGTTTATGCTCTcgaaatatatttaaatctgTTTCAGGGGAAGCTTCAAGATGGCAAAGAAATTGCTGTAAAACGGCTTTCTAGCAGCTCTAGACAGGGAAAAGAGGAATTCATGAATGAGATAGTACTCATCTCAAAACTACAACACAGAAACTTGGTACGAATTTTTGGATGTTGcattgaaggagaagagagactGTTGATTTATGAGTTCATGGTGAACAAAAGCCTTGATACTTTTCTCTTTGGTTTGTCTCCTCTTACCTCTTTCATTCTATATCAGAAACTATTTAACTGATAGTGTTTTTTAAACCGTCTTATTGCTTAGATTCAAGTAAAAAGCATAAGATTGATTGGCAAAAGAGATTTGATATCATTCAAGGTATTGCGCGTGGACTTCTCTATCTCCACCATGACTCACGCCTCAGGGTCATTCACCGAGATCTCAAGGTCAGCAATATTCTTCTGGATGAGAACATGAACCCGAAAATATCAGATTTTGGTTTGGCTCGGATGTTTGAGGGAGCCCAATATGAGGAAAATACTCGCAGGGTTGTTGGTACTCTGTAAGGGTCTGACTTCAACAACATGCTTACCTAAAGATTCATAGTATGTTAAAATTTTGGTGAAACTATTTGATATGTGTGCAGAGGATATATGTCTCCTGAGTATGCATGGACAGGGATATTCTCTGAGAAATCAGACATCTATGCATTTGGAGTTCTTTTGTTAgaaatcatcagtggagaaaaGATCTCAAGATTCAACTATGCAAAAGAAGGAAAAGACCTACTTGAATATGTAAGACTTTAAATGCTTTTTTCATACATATTCAGAGAGGTTTCAAAACGTTTCTTGCGCTAATAGTTTTTAGAACTCAACAGGTATGGGAGTCTTGGTGTGAAAATGGAGGAATTTTTCTCTTGGACAAAGATGTTGATGATTCATCCCACCCACTAGAAGTAGCTAGATGTGTTCAGATTGGTCTGCTCTGTGTTCAACACCAACCTGTGGACAGACCCAACACACTTGAGTTGATGTCTATGCTCACCACAAAATCAGATCTTCCATCACCAGAGAAACCTATATTTGTAGTGCATAAGAGGGATTATGAATCCTTGTCTAATCCTTTGATTACCTTCAATGAGATGACACAGTCTGTGATCATCGGGCGTTAAGAAACAATGTGTAATGGAAGTTGTAAAACTAGAGTGTTAATAGATTGTTCTTCTTAACATTTACTCGTTCTTAGTTTCACTaattaatacattttaaaataaaaagttttctTGTATTGGTCTTGACCAACTATCTTGTAATCAAGATCCTTGACACATGGGCTTTTTACGAAGAGAGTTAATTGGTGTCTATAGCCTATCGACCACCTATATTTGGAAACTACCCCTATAATAATACTAGAGTTAATCtgctttaataatttaatttaattttgcaatattttttaagaaaaagatgaatttcgtaaaaatatttttattaatattattaaaatattatttgatttcctatttacattgtttttataaatttgttatttttgaacttagctatttatttgtttgtattataaaagtaaaattattgttactaaagtatttatagtttcttataagtacataattttaatatcacaTAGATTTTTCAGTACATATACACTACTATACTATGCTATACACTACTATGAatactttattaataattagttttattttttaataatattaagataatataatagaaaattgttttatatacatttttctatgaaatttatttaaagtgtgctttattatttttcatagttaagtttttatacaattttaccatttaaataactaatatttagaTATCAGTTTGTTTGTATACGTaaatgtataaatgtatttataaacatgtgtatattgtttcttaataaaaaaattaaaagcgtCATATAGATTGTTCCATGCTTATTAACTAATACAAcactgttataaatattttattataattttatatgtatttctatttgaaTGACATAAAAGATTAATCCTTATGCAATATGTCTAACTTTTTtgtatttaccaaatttttagaatgaatgtattattatatacttattttatgcatatttgtatttaaaatactcttatttaattcttttaaatgcatatctaatagttttatatgtatatttaggtctaaatcataataaatattttgatgaaatttaaataGTAGTAACTATCTGTTTGTTAGAtataagaaaaggagaaaatatatatatatttatgctaatattaagtaatattttatttattaaaataaaaaataaaaatctaaaaaattaaatatatctcCTACTTGATATAGTTACAATATAAATTAGTGGTGGGATTATGATGTTTTAGCGGTTCACAAAATGTTTTCCCCAATTGAGAAGTTACTTTTCTTGGAAAAGGGTTACCATGTACttcgatttattattattagtgacctaatttaaaaaaaaaatattttagataataaaaaaatttaggtatGTTTCATAAAAACATGTTTGGTTAGTTAAATGAATATTTGGATTATGACTTCTTAAAAACAATTgtctcaaaatttattaaaatctaattgTTGATGAGTAAATAactatgttaatttatttaattgataaaaggcAATTCAAAAGCATATAAACAAACTGTTTAATCAACAATATGTGTATTAATTGTGGATTATTCTtaccacattttatttttaatagaacttTGTAAGCTTATTATAAGCCAAAACTGAATTGGCCCGGTAAGAAAGAAACGAAAATTGACCAATGTTTTTAAGAACCTTatataatctattataaaattagatgattttgtAGCCAACACCAatgtaaaaatactaaaattttatttttttacttatttgattaggttaattattttaatattaattatatattttatttttatgtatatgctattttatgttttgacatactttatgaattttttaaataaattttagtgttaTGTTTTGAGATAGTTAGCATATATATCAagttatttaattttagttcatattttgaaattaatttatagatttactttagaaatattaagatttataaaaatattaaacaatgatactgatttggaatattttttgtatttttatttatatatgaatatttttaatagtatatagccCTTATCGTAATATTGGCTGTggacataatttgtttttttcttgttaaactctttttatgttaagttttcaagaatttagtataaataccaatctaatttttaagataattaatacattagttaatttatcatttttgtaattttgtatttatttttattttactttcacATACATGATTAttagaacatttttttatgttgatttcttttttaaaatgttatttttgttcgataaaattttatttttaattttcaaatatttagtttaaaaataaagttaattatttctggcaaaaaaaattaaacttatttaattttattttgagagaaataaaatatctgaaattttatatttaaaaatatcaaattaacattttgagaatacatattattaataataattttagctTCTATGTGACCactttaaataacatatagcctcaattttaaaatcataaaataacatatagcctcaattttaaaatcatatgtgctttagattcatattttctttattatttcaaattcttttattttttaatattatattttgtacgtaaaatttatgttattcttccaaatatttagtttatatatcaatATGATTCCTTTAATGATTTTggctttttctaaattttacattgattatgaaagaaacaatttttgaaagttctataagtaatatataaaatgatgattaacatatttttcttgGTGCTTCAAGATAATATATGGATATagataatatatagatattctcaataatttacggcatcaaattatatatagtatatgttatttgtgaatattttcagttatttctgtttttaaagCATATAGTCCATATCATATTAAAGGttacatacataattatatttttagtaataataTGCGATCAATACCAATTCCTATAAGGTACGTGAACAATCTCTTattatattaagttttcaataatTAGCTACAAATATCAATCTAACTTTaaagatattaaattttaatttatctttttatagttttgtgctgatttttatttatttttacatacgtgattatttataaatatgttttttaaaactttgtttctttttgaatatttttatttttgttaatttttgtttaatttcaaatatataattattttatatatcaagttaattatctttaataatatttttatttactttatcaaattaagatgctggcttttatattattataatgacattttttaattttatgtgaacacttaaataatatatatcctcaattttgaaatcatatgttatttagattcatatgtaatgaaaaagtgatttagatttacattgtctttattatttgaaatccttatatttttaagattatttttgttacataattttatgttgatcttccaaacatttatttcttataataaactgattcttttagttatttggcaattttgcttacaaaatttattattgatatttttttaaagaaatagcttccattttgaaatcatattttgttagattcatatgtaatgaaaagtgctttagattcatattgtttttatcattttaaaatcttgtattctttaagattttttttgttagttgattttatgttggtctttcaaaggtttactttatatatcaaattgattcctttaataactttgcattttcactaaattgaatagtagtttcctttttattttgaaataaacattttttgaaaatcttaaaatttttaaaataataaataaaatggtaatttgacatattttggtgctttaaaataatatgtggatatTCTCAATGATTTATTGCATAGAATTACATATAGtacatatttttgttgaatattttcagcagtatataacctaaattttgtaaatcatgtgttttagatttatatagttataattgtttgaaagtattgcatttttaaattaactattatatttgtttgttatttttattttaatttttgaaactttattttatatagtatagatttgtacatgatgtttttaactttgtaagtttgacttatttgataattatttatattttattttgaaataaaaaatttcgtaatattaacatttttagaaataccaaattgaaaaacgatttggtatatttttggtgctttaaaataatacgtgaatattctcaatgatttataatatcaacttatatatagtatatgttagtttgaatattttcaatagtatataacctaaactttgaaaatcatgagtttaaatttagatttacatagttatacttgtttgaaagtcttgtatttttaaattaattattcttttcgttatttattttttaattttcgaaaaatattaaacattatgttaacttaatatagtatttatatttttgtaaatttaccttattcgatattgatttttattttagtttgaaataaacatttttttggtaatattaacatttttaaaaatagtaaacttaaataataatttgtcataCTACGATTGGTCGTTTAAATCCTATGTGGACGTTCTCGatggcttatagcctcaacttttatatagtatagatttttgaGACCATAATACCTCTAGACTCTATATTGCGTACCTGAAACCGGTGTCAGGCTTAGTAGACTTGAACCTCATGTTCTCCAGCTGTGTCAAACCCATCTTTTACCTGgttctctctttcctctccCCACTTTAGagaatcaatttaaaataattataaaaacaactaagaccataaaatttaaattgaaacaGAAAATCGCCAAAtgtgttttcagtttttttttctaaaagactCTTTAATTTGAAGGTCAGATTTTTTAGTTTCGAATTGTTGGAACTGTTGAACTTCTTTAGTAATGGCAGATTTTCAAACATTAACTCAACGGGAAAATCCATCTTTCACCACGTTGTCTTGTTAGCCGATGTTCCATCATAATTTGAATCAGAGACTTGAAATTTTTTCCTTAGTCTTTCACAGAAGAAGTTTGGGAAATGGCACGTTAGCTGATAAATTATTTGTTACATGATACATGTTTTCTTAGCTGATGCATATATTGGTAGTAAAGAATTGATAAATGGTAAGTAAGATGTTACAAAAGAGTTGCCCATAATTGAAACTTCGTTTGTGAAATGGTTTGATAAATTGTTTCTCAGTTTGTATATTGTTTGATACTTGATTTGTTAGCTGATAAATGGATTGATACATTATTTGTGAGTCGGTATCTTATATGACAGATGATTTGTTATATGATACATAATATGTTATCcgttaaatgtttttttagccGGTGAATAGTTTATTATTTCATgatttgtgatttataaatggTACATAGTTTAGTTGTTCTTATAGCCGACGGTGATACAATATTATAAGGTTTGTTGACTATGTAGATGATTGAGAATTTATGTCCAGTAAATTTAATGTGTTAAAATAGGAAAACATACATAATAGTTAATATTCATTCTTTGACaccaaaaatagtaaaaatgttGTCGTAAGTTGATATATTGGATGTTATCTGCTCCAAACAATGTACCGACTAACAAACTTTGTATCAGATAAGGACAAATATTGTGTAACATCTTACCGATAATTTATTAAGTAACTCCGGCCAGTTTTTaacatctaataaaatataatatctcCTAACTAAAAAATATAACTAACACATATGTTCTCAGAAATAGGTTCTTCGTGAACTTCTGATACACTACTACATGAATTATGGATTTTCACCGACTCTTTTAATTTGTTGAAATctttataaaaattcattaaagtttttttggattttagaaaaaacattgaaaaaattttaaatctaggTTTTTCTAAAAACTTGATTGGGAAATAAAAGAGGTGGGGATGAACACCAAATTTCTACtaagataaaaaagaaaaactataaaaatgattaaaaaaccAGAGAAAGTAATGAAGAAGAAAGGATGAAGTGctttaagagaaaaaaatatgtagaaAGAAGAAAGTGgaagaagaaaaggagtggggtGAGAAGAAAGAGAGTGCATGAGACGAGTGGAGGAGAAGTGTTCTAAATGTGTTAGACCCACATTTTCTACCACCTGAAGTGTCAGATGTCGTTACAGAAGCTTTCATCATTACGGAGGGGCAAAATTGTCAACTCGTGTAACAAATGGCATACATCAGATCCATTAAGCCAATCAATGCATATTTAACCAATATTGACCTCTGTTAGGTATATTTACATAATTCTCTCTTCTATAAATATGATtatccaatatatataaatgtgttaTGATTAGTTGTTGTATCACTGCTATGAAAcgattggtttatatttttaattaaaactaagcATTTACAAACAACAATTTATTATGGCTATATTATTGAAAATAATCGATTGATGAAAGGTTGTTATACCATGAATCAGTGAAAAATGTACCATGGATGAGTGAATACTATACTCTTTCCGTTTCAAAAAGATGcatattctaaaaaatattgGGAGAATTTCATGTTTACTACTTTCATGGTTTCATTATTCATCTTcaccaccactaaagagacatttttaaaatattttcttcattaaatGGAAAAATACTCTTATACccttattctatatatataataaataattagtttttaaaaaaattatgttttcgaattatacttttcaaattcagactttttcataacttttttttaatttttttttcaaattttgtttttcaaaatttctttttgaaattcgaaaattatgtttgaaactatttttctaaatttttttatatttttttaagtatttatttatatatttattagaatcataaatttcacattccagaAACTCTACTCCACCCCTCAACATTAAACCCTAAGTCTACATTAGTTAATCCTAGgggtataaatgttttttacacTTCATTCAAAATGAGGGTAAAATTGGTtattgtaaacatgaaaaatgatactatgaatgtggtatttgtagTAATTTCCCAAAAACAAATTGTTCCAAAAAGATACATGTTTTATATTTCCAATGcaatttttgtcaactaataatgaaaaattatgaagttcaaaAATATTCATTGCATTTTTTAGtcttattagtttaaaaatataaaaaatataaattacaaaaactatGCTTTTATCActaagttttaatatgttttattaaaaagtgtaatttttttaaaacatgtattattttgaaaatcgaaaatatgtttgaaattattttcttaatttttttaagtaattatttatatatttattagaatactAAATTTCACTTACCAAAAACCATATCCCACCCTTTAACTTTAAaatctaagtctagattagttaaccataagAGTATAAATATCTTTTACCTTTTAggataaaagtggttagtgtaaacgtGAAAATTGATACTATAAATGtaatatttgtggtaatttctttatttttatatgatattcatgtttattaattcacgtatataaatatattagattatttatgtattatttcgTAGAGAGTCCTCCATACTATGTTTTACTCATAAAAAACAAGGTAATCGACGACGACTCCGTGGTTGTTTCTCCTCTTACATCGTTGTTCATCTGTCTCCTATTTAAGAAATAGAATAccctttttttattcaaaatcacTTTTATTTTAAACCAACCCGATTACTGATTCAGTGGCTTATGTGTGCGGGTAATTAATCGAGTAATGTCGTTGTGTTTGCGTAATCTGACTTTGAACAGTGATATTGGGGATGATTGGTTACGACCGTAGATGTTTTAGACATCCAAAATTTAGTGTAGAACCATATATATCAACCAAACGAGCATTCATTTCCTTAACAAACTCACATGAAAAAAATCTCTACAGAATTAAATTATGGCTGCAGAAAACTTTATTTCTATAgcaaaaaaaatagtgatttaCGAAGTTACAACAAAATAATCTACATCAAATAAATCTACAACTTAATTTCTACAACCAAAAACATAAAGGTGCAGCTCATTCCAATcatataactttaaaattttcaacGGCTAAAAAGATGgggctttagaaaataagacttttacaactattttttgtgttttttggctgtatttttattgttttggctgtaactttaaaaattaatataaaatatgattgacTAATCCAGCATCTTCGAGATGATCTCTCTTTCCTTTTAGATCGTCTTTTAGACATGTGTTCACCAATCTTCGGATCCTCAGTGGGTTTCTAGATTAGATATCTATCTACACTAGTTTTCTGTCTCAGATCAGACTCAGCTTAAGACCACCGGAGGTTGGGTTCACAGCCAAAAATACCAGTCACAAGAACCGGACTGAAAGACGGACCTTGGCAGCAGCTCACACGTCCAGTATACCAAATCGCGGCTTGAAGAAATGCGGAGCTCGACCACCGGAGCGAGTcgctgatgttaggagttttcaagcctcctaagacaaatgttgtagtataaaagattgtcgaaccagttctgagggatatcaaagcactgagaatgcaagtactcacttaatctaagtgcaaccaatgatttagatgggttttaaactattactaaaactagaaagcaataacagaatgatactttcttgactaagggaaaagagaactcatgggcatagggattagaccttgggtgatcaagtatcgaactaaggatggcaaatgatcaatcaaactatcaaccttaagcctagacacaattctaagcaagctctatgtctagatgaatgctcatttgctaacatatctcaaacatcaaatgtctttggttgaataatatgaaagcaatcattactaacaagtctattagctatcttagcatctttaacaacaaatgtctttggcaaagtatactaaaagcctaggagagttgtctcaggcatttcatcaaacaccttttgggtgggaaatgcctattgatcaacttttgagtggccaactcagaagatacattatgaatactctactagcaaggaacaagaatgatctacattaaaacatcctagaactaacataatcacccttaatctccctaacccatgaattcaaaaaggtgattactcactaatgtccatgattcctcttaaacccatattggattttagattaatcatgtagagaaatagataagaaatcaacaataacacaagaacataacaatcaaaatccaagagattgAACTTCttaagagagtttttgtgtatttctcaatagatcaaagataatctgcctcgcggccacaaaagatgtttaaaacataggtttttccaagtgcaaaacgtccaaaataaattgcaaaaaagtccttgagaaatcatgattttcggcagcaaaataacgcggagcgacttgcaggtgtcgctccggaaagtcgctccagggccgatttttggtgtctccgggcgagaggtcccgagcgactttggtgtgtcgctccaacgggcCGCTttggatcgggagcgaccttggtaggtcgctctgagaggtcgctccagggacatctaagactgttcggagtaacgagaacgcgagcgacttcatggcgtcgctttaagaaggtcgctctgagaagtgggacacagcgacttcgtgatgtcgctccgggaggtcgctcccatgctcggTTCGTCCAATGGTCACcttttcacctcttttgagctccaaatgcactcGAATGTCTCCAATAACAtcagtacctaatagagactcatgtatgcaaaatgcaacctaaacatggctaaatcctagtctatatgatcaaaatgcacatggacgaatggataagataatggaaatatgcaagatatcagtcGCGACCCATCCGCCAGTGCTGGGAAGCCGAGCTTCACCACGCGTCTCCAACCAACCCCACTACTCCGGATGACAATTCCATCATCTTGAAGCTTGGTGCATGGTGTCCCCGAGAACCAGGGTAAAAAATTCTGCTCACCATCTGTCGTACCTCTCCTCCAACCACCACACCGCCACACAAAGTAGCAGATCTAAGGTGAAGAAGGCGTCTCACCGGAACCACACGCTACTGCCGTGAAGATTCACCGGAGAGCTGAAGAAGAGAAACCCAGATCCGGTTGGATCTTCAGTCCTAAACGCCGACTCCCTTCTCCACCGCTTCAACTTGGGTCTCGCCGTCTCTCCACAAGGACTCGGGAACCGCCTCCATCAAGCATGCAGCATATCCGGAGTTTCTCGGCCTTTACAGAGGAGATTGCATATCGACTAAGGGATGACGGGAAGAAAGGGAACAAAGAAAAAAGGGAAGGAAAGATGGAGATAGCCTCCGGCAAACCAACGGAGCGGCGGCCAAAGCTAGAGCTTTCTACAACTAcggtttttctctttctctcgtctcttttttttattatgtggtttatGTTTTCTTAGGAATGTCGTTCttctaaaaaattgtttaattagCTCAAAATCACTGTTATATTCTTTgcatttaatgaaaaaatagcTAGTTTGCTAATTCCCCCGAATAACCCATGTTGTACATATTTTTcagcatatattattttataatttatcacaaaataaataaaaagataataagaAGAAATATAACCATTACATTTTTATGAATTAGTTTTTCATGGTAAAAAAGTTTTGTAATCTCTAAGAATAGTAAAATAGAGTGGACATTAGTGTTACTTTCAACCTCAGACCAactcaaaacattttaaatagtttttttttttacatcaaactacagactcatattgactctatGAACCACTCCGAaagatcttgatccatgtgaacgataAACGATGGTTGCTTCCTGACACTGCTTGCTAGGCTATCCGCTCttgaattttgcgtccttggtacatagataatcacTGATCGTGTGAAACCTTCTTTCAGGGTCTTAatgtcttccaaataatttgcaaatgctggtcattcttctggttccgaaaccatcttcaccaactgagaacaatccgttgcaaacgtaagcTGAAATTGGCGTAAGTttttcatgcattccattg
It encodes:
- the LOC125596898 gene encoding G-type lectin S-receptor-like serine/threonine-protein kinase At1g61480, translating into MANLSISSNGTLLLLDRNHGPVWSSGGTFASNSSRAELSDSGNLIVIDNVSGRTLWESFEHLSDTMLPFSPLTCNLTTGEKRVLTSWKSYTDPSPGDFVTQITPQVPSQVLTTRGSKPYYRSGPWAKIRFTGIPLMNETLASEFSYPQDANGSGSFSFVGRDSKLSRLVLTPEGHLKRFQHSGTKWEVTYEGPLANSCDVYGLCGPFGLCVRSVPPKCKCFKGFVPKYKEEWERGNRTDGCVRRTELLCYGNSTGKSQNVFHPVANIKPPDSYKFADLDAEECYQSCLRNCSCLAFAFIREIGCLMWNHELMDTVQFSSGGELLSIRLARSELDGNKRKKTITASLVSLFLFVILGSAVFCVWRYRVKHNEKISNDASQDAWSNDLTPQDFSSLCFFEMNIIQTATNNFSLSNKLGHGGFGSVYKVIYLNLFQGKLQDGKEIAVKRLSSSSRQGKEEFMNEIIGLLCVQHQPVDRPNTLELMSMLTTKSDLPSPEKPIFVVHKRDYESLSNPLITFNEMTQSVIIGR